A window of Metopolophium dirhodum isolate CAU chromosome 6, ASM1992520v1, whole genome shotgun sequence genomic DNA:
CGAACCAATTTACAATTATCACGACCTTGAACGTGGTCACGATCACTGCAATATCGAGAAATGCTGCTCTAGGCTAaggattatattatagttggcTTTCACGTTGATCGGATTGTTTATAGGTACTTCATATGAAATTTATCAACGAGAACAATAGTGGCATTCCCggtatcataattcatattatgtgtattaatgTTCATTATAGTTTCACTGCACTGCAGGCTGCAGctgaaaaaacaattatattcatgtctcaaacataatatgtttggaATTTGGATAAGTTGTTCTCCAGCTGTACGGGAATCGTTAGGAGGACCTTAAAATATCTGTATACCTAAAAAATCTGAAGATCGCATACGTCGTGTTGCGAAACAATTatcggtattttaaaatgtgttgtttcactgtattgtatttataagttatcaaATGGATGTGAGATCAGAAGACGGTTCACTTAATCATATaccctatttatatttttatgaaaaaattgaaaaatacgcAATGGTAATattgtagtaattaatatattagtaaataatatacacattgcACATTTAGactataagtaatttttatcttGCCCCTGGTGGGATTTTTTCCTGCGGGCGCGCTTGAATATTGGTTCTCATCGCACATCTATAATATGTGTCGAGTCTAGACTGGTCCTATCGGGTTCGTTccgtgtatactatatatatattatataaaaacacattatatttatatattatattatacctattacgatttacgacgcATTCGATTTTTCTAATAACACCTGTGCAATTTTTCCAGACATGAACTGCAACTTGCGGTCGACCAAGTACATTACCGACGGACAGTGTGTGTCCACCAAACCCGTTGTGGAAGCCGTATGCGCCAACCGCTGTCTTGTTTCGGCCAACTCGTTGAGTCAGAGACATCGATCTTCTCTGTTTGACAACCAACAGGTATACATGGGTGTAGATTGGagctgaaatattatattatgttaccgtCAAAGACGTAATAATCAAGCAACTAACGGCGTTAATGACGATTTAATAACGATATTTCCGATCAAATCAGCAAGACTGCGTATTTGATATATTGACTGTATAAAATAACACCCATTATTTTCGGGCAATGATgcgtattttgttaatatttcctAGGCATTAGCTAATGACGTCATTACGATAATATTCCGGACTTCATCGGAAATAATTGATGAAAAATGTTCATTGAATTTGCTCGTTGAATTAGAAACGGCCAACGAGCCCGTGTGCTGTAAAATcgatttatctaaatatctaatcAGTATAGAGTCTAAAAttatcataggtaggtactttcgGGTTCTGTTATATGTCGAAGATAGTACAGCAGAATTAAGTAAACGATAGCCATCCATCGGATACATCtttatatagtagtatacaaTCAGTGCTATTGAATTGAGACTTGAGACTTGAGAGGTACCTATGTAcgctttgttataatattagtaaaatgcaTGCGTATGGggtaatattcaataattgatTCCCTTTATCCCCCctgtaaatacgccactgatacgGCTATACCGATATAGAGTCGAACGATTTTTCTGTGCActgcataggcgcaactagggttaaaattctaggggggctaacaaaactatttatttaaaataacccatagggggcttatatctaaatcaataagggatatttttttggggagggggggggcttTGGCTTTGACTTGGCAGTTGAAATGTATGTATAAGTTCCTTAATTACATCATTGATGGtatcataatagtatacacagattttttttttcatgggtggttaaaaactataatctatattctatattgtatAGAACACAGAAAAAAGGATGTGTATCTACTTCAATGTTGAAtagaggtacctactatataaaattacatacgTGTattcatgacaaaatatatactttgtcATGGGTGTATTATCAACACGactacacaaaaaatataaattaaccagAAAGGTGCAGCCTATGATTTTAttagcacatttttttttatttacgcgTGCGGGCGACATctttaatagtaaaaatgattCAACCATTAACTAATCAAACAGtattgataactcattaaaaattgtaaaaattaactaaaacatAGGAAAAAAGGAATATTACTAAAacctgttttaaaaaaaatctatacctataatttgttTGTTGTACCTAAACGGACATACGGTATTACATACCAGAAGAACCACAGAcctcaatattaaaaaaaatatttattttagcattttctagacataaaatatttttttaaatattctagcTCCATTGGTGTGATTTGTAGACATTTGAATTTTCTAATTATGTTAGTTTATTTTTCCAGAAAtgttgataaacatttttatgcttGGTCAAAAACCTTGAAATGTAATGTGATACGAGGTTCCCTATAAGCTGTTTTTAcagcaattattaaaaatccaaaGTTCAAAGAAATATGCAACGTCTATTAAAGGCTTTAATTtaaagctatataatattatgtaactacatATTTCTAaaagcatttgaagttaaaatgttgacaaaattcgtgTTAATGTCGACTATTTaccaattattttgtagttaaaaatacataaaatatttttaattttaatagctaaagatttacaattttattaaatgtcccagtatattttataatacacaatactttttatgttacaaaataGGTGGAAGCTCTGCAGTGCGCCGACGGTGACGTGAAAATGGTTCGCGTCCAGCTTAAGTGCCGGGACGGCAACATGTTCAACAATGTCATAAAGGTGGTGAGCAACTGCAGGTGCAAATTGCACCCGACTCAACCGCAGATGAGGAGCTACTCCCAGTCTATGGTTAAACGCGAACGCGCCACCTTCAACCCAGAAATCATGGCTATAGCCGCCGGTCGATTCTATAACAACTGACCActcaaatatatcattatttattattatttattatatattcacatGTTGTCACAAGTATATTAGTGCATTACACTTCGTATACTGTTTACGGAATTGTGCGCTTGGCCACTGTCGGTCTCTATGTacgaatgtatttatttatttaattctagtCTCTAAACTCTaaagaaaatgtatattcaCTATCATTgttgtagtattatttatttatttattcaataaaatacttttcgtacgtaataatatatatatatataaataaaacatatcgaacataaatcataattttataatatgcaaagggttatacctaaatgtaataataaaataaaaataaaaaacacaagtGGAACAATTCGCGCgcgttatatttttcaaaacgaAAACATCATATTTTTCACCGGAAGTGTGCAGCGGTTATCCTGAGTCCAGTAGACTCTCGGCCGATGGACGATATCTGACATATGTTGCACACCTTGCCCCTGTGCGCAGGTTGGTACGACGCCGAGCAGAACGGGCACTTTACCTCCTCCTTGCCTTTGTAGATGGGCACGAACGAGTAAGCGCATATCGAGAACGGGTTGTGTTGATCGTAGGCTACCTGTAGCTTGTTGACCGGGTTCAGGTCGCAGGCCTGCAGCATTTTGCGAGCCTGCTGCGCGACGTCGGCCCGTGGGCCCAGCTCCAACAGCCGTTTGGCGAACGACGCGGCCGTGTTGAGGTTGCCGATCTTGTAGAACACGTTGATGGCCGTGCGGAGTGTGAGAATCTTGTGCGACATCTGTAGGTCGCAGTGCGTGAAGTAGGCGACCATCTCGGCGATGCGCTTCTGGTCGTCCGCGGTGGTCTTCGGGTGCTCCTTGCGGGCGGTCTCCATCACTAGCCCGACCAGGTACTCCTTGCATATGTGCACCAGTTGCGCGACCTCGGTCACCTCCTGTTTGGTGTCCACGCACAGCAGCGGCACGGCTGCCAGTATCGATCGGAACTTAGCCACCGTTTCCGGGAACTTGCCAGCGGTCGTCAGCTGATAGCACGCCTGCAGCTCGCTGAGCAGCTGTTCCAGCTTCACGTCCAGCACAGGCTTGCTACTGTGGCCTTTTCCGCCGCCGTCTTTCCAGTTGCGGTCGGGGTACACGAACAGCGACGGATGCGTGGGCAGCGGCGTGTACGACGTGCACGACTTGAGGTATGAGTCCATGAACAGGCTCTTGAGTGGCCCGAAGTTGGTGACACCGATCTGCTCGTTGAGCAGCCGGAACGCGTTCTCAAAGTCACCCGACTTGACGTGGTCGATGGCTAGCTGGCTGTTAGCCGACCACGCGAGCGACGGGCAAGCGGCCGGCTGCGGCGCAACGAAATAGTCGGCATCTTGTTGTCGAGACACCAGCACTTCCGGCGGAAGTTCCACCTCTTCGTCACCCACGTCCCAGCCGTCCTCACCACCACCGTCCGCTGCGGCCGCCGATGCCGCTTCTTCCTCTGCTTCCGAGTGCGTAGGTGATATGCGTCCTTCGAGTCCCAAGTCCGCCTCGGCCCCCCAACCCTCCTCCTCAGCACCCACGTCATCGCCGATCGCCGTGTCGATGAGCCCCGAAGCTTTGCCCGCCGACAGTATGGCGCCCTCAAAGAAACCTTTGGACACGGTTAATAGGGGCCAGTTGGACTCGGCCTGGCTGACTGGCGCAGGAGGTCTGAGTAGCGCAGCGCCGGCAGTTACTGTCGGCAGGTTACCCTCGTAGCCCTCCTTGATGGTCTCGGCTTCAGCGTCCAAACCGTGGGTGACGGCCGTCAGGTAGGCGAGCGACTTGTGTCCCAGTTCGTTCAGAATCTTGATCCTTTCATGACAGTCACCCAGCAGTAGCGCTCCCTGGTAATGCCCAGACACGTCCTTGCGGATTTCGGCGATTTTCATCATTTTCCTCAGTTTGTCCAGGTTACCGGTGATCAGATACAAAAACGACAGCTTATCAAAGTTCTTTGTCCTCTGGTAGCACATCTCCACTACCTGATGGTTGCCCTGCAGCAACGCGGATTGGCCCAGTTGTTCCCAACACGCCTTGTCATCCAGAGTCCTAGCTGCTTCTAAAGCAATATCTATATTTCCACACTCCAGTGCTAATGAGAATCTGGTCTTGTTGTCCTTGACAAAATGTAATGCCACTTCTGGATACCCTTTTTGCTGCAAGTATGCTATTATAGACTGTCCAATTAATCTATCGTTCCTGACTATGTGCAACACTTCTTCATACTTTCGTTTGATAAGTgccaatttaaatttgtattctgtAGTATCAATATTCAACACTCTTGGTCGACACTCTCTGTCCAAACAGAACACTTGGTTGCCACTGACTTTTGTAATGTAAATAGGTAGATCTAATGTACGTATAATTCCATAGTCACCACCATCTGGCAAagcatatttaatatgattGCTTGTAGTATATATAAATGCACCACAATCGTCCCAAGCACCTGATTTTATTCTGGAATTTTCATGTATGGTACACAAAATTTCTAATTTCctgttacaaatataaatattatgtttgcataAAACTGCCAGCAATGACCCATCATTTGCCCATACTACATATCGACATTTGGCTATCTTAGCTTGGGCCAATACTCTCTTTTGTGTAACGTCAAACAATGTTAAGTTCTCGGGATCACGTAGTAACAATA
This region includes:
- the LOC132946107 gene encoding coatomer subunit alpha, which codes for MLTKFETKSARIKGLTFHSKRPWILASLHTGVIQLWDYRMCTLLDKFDEHDGPVRGISFHSQQPIFVSGGDDYKIKVWNYTQRRCIFTLLGHLDYIRSTMFHHEYPWILSASDDQTIRIWNWQSRACICVLTGHNHYVMCAQFHPSEDLVVSASLDQTVRVWDISGLRKKNVAPGPGGLDDHLKNPNATDLFGQADAVVKHVLEGHDRGVNWCSFHPTLPLIVSGADDRQIKLWRMNDSKAWEVDTCRGHYNNVSCVVFHPKQELILSNSEDKSIRVWDMTKRTCLNTFRREHERFWVLAAHPTSNLFAAGHDSGMIIFKLERERPAFTQFGNFLYYVKERFLHRLDFTTHKVTTVMQLRGGGRTPIYSISYNPAINAMLVCTRNSSNLENSTYDLYQMPKESADSNVSEVPDSKRSSGLMAVWIARNRFAVLDKTHMLAVKNLKNELTKKNIGPNNIDEIFYAGTGLLLLRDPENLTLFDVTQKRVLAQAKIAKCRYVVWANDGSLLAVLCKHNIYICNRKLEILCTIHENSRIKSGAWDDCGAFIYTTSNHIKYALPDGGDYGIIRTLDLPIYITKVSGNQVFCLDRECRPRVLNIDTTEYKFKLALIKRKYEEVLHIVRNDRLIGQSIIAYLQQKGYPEVALHFVKDNKTRFSLALECGNIDIALEAARTLDDKACWEQLGQSALLQGNHQVVEMCYQRTKNFDKLSFLYLITGNLDKLRKMMKIAEIRKDVSGHYQGALLLGDCHERIKILNELGHKSLAYLTAVTHGLDAEAETIKEGYEGNLPTVTAGAALLRPPAPVSQAESNWPLLTVSKGFFEGAILSAGKASGLIDTAIGDDVGAEEEGWGAEADLGLEGRISPTHSEAEEEAASAAAADGGGEDGWDVGDEEVELPPEVLVSRQQDADYFVAPQPAACPSLAWSANSQLAIDHVKSGDFENAFRLLNEQIGVTNFGPLKSLFMDSYLKSCTSYTPLPTHPSLFVYPDRNWKDGGGKGHSSKPVLDVKLEQLLSELQACYQLTTAGKFPETVAKFRSILAAVPLLCVDTKQEVTEVAQLVHICKEYLVGLVMETARKEHPKTTADDQKRIAEMVAYFTHCDLQMSHKILTLRTAINVFYKIGNLNTAASFAKRLLELGPRADVAQQARKMLQACDLNPVNKLQVAYDQHNPFSICAYSFVPIYKGKEEVKCPFCSASYQPAHRGKVCNICQISSIGRESTGLRITAAHFR